One Cucurbita pepo subsp. pepo cultivar mu-cu-16 chromosome LG07, ASM280686v2, whole genome shotgun sequence genomic region harbors:
- the LOC111799202 gene encoding uncharacterized protein LOC111799202, whose protein sequence is MLGSRQRPYLKPYVYIIILVSVVSIFLFGTYVFPPRSSFICYIFSGCINGEFNQRRPTASRELTDAEIASRVVIREILKRPLAQSKNPKIAFMFLTPGPLPFEKLWHKFFDGHDGRFSIYVHASREKVSHSSPHFVGRDIRSEKVAWGEMSMVDAEKRLLANALIDPDNQHFALLSESCVPLHEFEYVYNYLIFTNVSYIDCFDDPGPHGSGRYSERMLPEIEKKDFRKGSQWFSMKRHHAIIVMADSLYYTKFKLYCKRTKDGPNCYADEHYFPTFFNMIDPGGIANWSVTHVDWTEGKWHPKSYRNQDVTYELLKNIASLDKAAQITSTAPKRVMFKTCLWNGVKRPCHLFARKFYPETLGKLSHLFSNYTVVV, encoded by the exons ATGCTAGGATCACGTCAAAGGCCATACTTAAAGCCATATGtatacattattattttggtttcgGTGGTCAGCATATTTCTATTTGGCACCTACGTTTTTCCACCAAGAAGCTCTTTCATTTGTTATATCTTTAGTGGGTGTATCAATGGTGAATTTAATCAGCGCCGGCCCACTGCTTCCCGGGAATTAACAGATGCAGAGATTGCATCTCGGGTTGTAATTAGGGAAATTTTGAAGAGACCTCTAGCTCAATCCAAGAATCCGAAAATTGCCTTTATGTTTTTGACTCCAGGTCCACTACCCTTTGAGAAGCTCTGgcataaattttttgat GGTCATGACGGCAGATTTTCTATATATGTGCATGCGTCTAGAGAAAAAGTATCACATTCAAGCCCCCATTTTGTAGGTCGTGACATTCGCAGTGAAAAG GTAGCCTGGGGAGAAATGTCTATGGTTGATGCAGAGAAGAGACTTTTGGCAAATGCACTTATAGACCCTGATAATCAGCACTTTGCTTTGTTATCTgaaag TTGTGTACCTCTTCACGAATTCGAGTATGTTTATAACTATTTGATATTTACAAATGTCAGCTATATTGATTG TTTTGATGATCCTGGTCCCCATGGAAGTGGTAGGTATTCAGAGCGCATGTTACctgaaattgaaaagaaagactTTCGTAAAGGTTCTCAG TGGTTTTCCATGAAGCGACACCATGCTATTATTGTGATGGCTGACAGTCTTTACTATACAAAATTCAAGCTTTACTGTAAG CGAACTAAGGATGGCCCGAACTGCTATGCCGACGAACACTATTTTCCAACCTTTTTCAAT ATGATCGACCCTGGTGGAATTGCAAATTGGTCCGTAACACATGTAGATTGGACTGAGGGAAAGTGGCATCCAAAATCATATAGGAATCAAGATGTCACCTATGAGCTTCTGAAGAATATTGCT TCGTTAGATAAGGCCGCTCAAATTACGAGTACTGCACCG AAGAGGGTGATGTTCAAAACCTGCTTGTGGAATGGAGTGAAAAGACCATGCCATCTATTTGCTAGAAAATTTTATCCAGAAACTCTGGGAAAATTGTCCCACCTTTTCTCTAACTACACGGTGGTTGTTTAG
- the LOC111798102 gene encoding selenoprotein H-like — protein MAPKKRSKIQEDETAAAKPVPASSRATRRSPRLAANSKADLTVEEPVVKLPKRKKAKRAPKENGKAEEVENEGEDLDAASEKLGVEAKNRAVVIEHCKQCQSFKKRAIEVQNGLEKGVPGITVLLNPDKPRRGCFEIRSEDGEKFISLLDMKRPFTRMKELDMEEVISDIIEKIKG, from the exons ATGGCGCCGAAAAAGCGAAGCAAGATCCAGGAAGACGAGACGGCGGCGGCGAAGCCGGTCCCGGCGTCGTCGAGGGCGACGAGAAGGTCGCCCCGGCTGGCGGCGAACTCGAAGGCCGATTTGACGGTGGAGGAGCCTGTGGTGAAGTTGCCGAAGAGGAAGAAGGCGAAACGTGCGCCGAAGGAGAATGGGAAGGCGGAGGAGGTTGAAAATGAGGGAGAGGATCTTGACGCTGCCTCGGAGAAGCTTGGCGTGGAAGCTAAGAACAGAGCGGTTGTGATTGAACATTG CAAGCAGTGCCAATCGTTCAAGAAAAGGGCGATCGAGGTGCAGAATGGTCTAGAGAAGGGTGTTCCTGGAATCACTGTTCTGCTCAACCCTGATAAG CCAAGAAGAGGGTGCTTTGAAATTCGGAGTGAAGATGGCGAGAAGTTTATCAGTCTTCTG GACATGAAGCGACCGTTTACACGAATGAAGGAACTGGACATGGAGGAGGTAATTTCAGATATCATTGAGAAGATAAAAGGATAA
- the LOC111798101 gene encoding fasciclin-like arabinogalactan protein 3 — protein sequence MNKSSVSISVTFVLFFLFACSVPVSGFNITRLLNRFPEFGVFNGFLTKTRLFEQINIRQTITILALDNGVVPSITGNSLDVIKQILSAHVILDYYDSAKFRKLSTNKPTVLTTMFQATGDAVREQGFVKVVLNRRGQIEFGSAWKGAPFTSMFVRAVASQPYNISVIQISSPIVVPGIGRYNLPPPAPVAPEPDVAPVPAPTPLADTPSPADESPADAPSPDADSPVPTADAPDAPSSAPHPSADDEEDADAPSPDDEEDHSAASRGRVAGAGVMVAGLMSLYMAF from the coding sequence ATGAATAAGTCCTCGGTTTCGATCTCTGTCActtttgttctgttcttcctctttgcCTGCTCTGTTCCTGTTTCAGGCTTCAACATCACAAGGCTCCTCAATCGGTTCCCTGAATTTGGCGTTTTCAATGGATTTCTGACGAAAACTCGTCTCTTCGAACAGATCAACATTCGCCAAACTATCACCATTCTCGCCCTCGATAATGGCGTCGTTCCGAGCATCACTGGAAACTCTCTCGACGTAATCAAGCAGATTTTGAGTGCTCATGTTATTCTCGATTACTACGATTCTGCCAAGTTCAGGAAGCTCTCCACCAACAAGCCTACAGTACTTACTACCATGTTCCAGGCCACTGGCGACGCCGTACGCGAGCAAGGGTTTGTGAAAGTTGTGCTGAACAGGAGAGGTCAAATCGAATTCGGATCTGCTTGGAAAGGCGCGCCTTTCACCTCTATGTTTGTCAGAGCTGTTGCCTCACAGCCCTACAATATCTCTGTTATTCAAATCAGTTCTCCGATTGTGGTCCCTGGCATTGGCCGTTACAATTTGCCTCCTCCAGCGCCTGTTGCACCGGAACCAGATGTTGCTCCTGTTCCCGCTCCGACTCCATTGGCTGATACTCCTTCACCGGCGGACGAGTCTCCAGCCGATGCCCCCTCACCAGACGCCGACTCTCCAGTTCCGACGGCGGATGCACCTGATGCACCGTCGAGTGCTCCTCATCCATCGGCTGATGACGAAGAGGATGCAGATGCACCGAGTCCGGACGACGAGGAAGACCATTCGGCAGCTTCACGTGGCCGCGTCGCCGGCGCCGGAGTGATGGTGGCCGGATTGATGTCACTCTACATGGCTTTCTAA
- the LOC111798104 gene encoding flowering-promoting factor 1-like protein 2, giving the protein MSGVWVFKNGVIRLIENPQADSDGRLGNSRRKVLIYLPTGQAVSSYSSLEEILTSLGWERYYGGDPELFQFHKRSSIDLISLPRDFAKFNSIHMYDIVIKNPNLFHVRDV; this is encoded by the coding sequence ATGTCTGGAGTTTGGGTTTTCAAGAACGGTGTAATTCGCTTGATTGAAAATCCTCAAGCAGATTCTGATGGAAGGTTAGGCAACTCCAGACGAAAGGTATTGATATACCTTCCGACGGGACAAGCAGTGTCATCCTACTCTTCGCTAGAGGAAATCCTCACGTCGTTAGGATGGGAGAGATACTATGGAGGGGATCCAGAACTCTTTCAGTTTCATAAACGTTCTTCCATTGATCTAATTTCTCTTCCTAGGGACTTCGCCAAGTTCAACTCCATTCACATGTATGACATAGTCATTAAAAATCCCAATCTCTTCCATGTTCGAGATGTGTGA
- the LOC111798103 gene encoding flowering-promoting factor 1-like protein 2 — MSGVWVFKNGVIRLIENPQADSDGRLGNSRRKVLIYLPTGQAVSSYSSLEEILTSLGWERYYGGDPELFQFHKRSSIDLISLPRDFAKFNSIHMYDIVIKNPNLFHVRDV, encoded by the coding sequence ATGTCTGGAGTTTGGGTTTTCAAGAACGGTGTAATTCGCTTGATTGAAAATCCTCAAGCAGATTCTGATGGAAGGTTAGGCAACTCCAGACGAAAGGTATTGATATACCTTCCGACGGGACAAGCAGTGTCATCCTACTCTTCGCTAGAGGAAATCCTCACGTCATTAGGATGGGAGAGATACTATGGAGGGGATCCAGAACTCTTTCAGTTTCATAAACGTTCTTCCATTGATCTAATTTCTCTTCCTAGGGACTTCGCCAAGTTCAACTCCATTCACATGTATGACATAGTCATTAAAAATCCCAATCTCTTCCATGTTCGAGATGTGTGA